In Mustela erminea isolate mMusErm1 chromosome 8, mMusErm1.Pri, whole genome shotgun sequence, a genomic segment contains:
- the PROC gene encoding vitamin K-dependent protein C isoform X2, translating into MAAGRRPCSLSLAHPSGSNSRMWQLASLLLLVTIWGISGTPVPPDSVFSSSKSAHQVLRIRKRANSFLEEIRPGSLERECIEEICDFEEAQEIFQNVDYTLAYWSKYFDGDQCASLPSEHPCDSPCCGHGTCIDGISAFGCNCDGGWEGRFCRHEVIYYNCSVDNGGCAHHCLEEEGGRRCRCAPGYKLGDDHLQCEPTVKFPCGKPGKRLEKKRKHLKRDTNQTDQVDPRLVNGKETKWGESPWQVILLDAKKKLACGAVLIHTSWVLTAAHCMEGSKKLIVRLGEYDLRRWEKWEMDVDIKEILIHPNYSKSTTDNDIALLRLAQPAVLSQTIVPICLPDSGLAERELTQVGQETVVTGWGYRSETKRNRTFVLNFINIPVAPHNECIQAMHNMVSENMLCAGILGDARDACEGDSGGPMVASFRGTWFLVGLVSWGEGCGRLHNYGIYTKVSRYLDWIHGHIRAEEAFPENQVP; encoded by the exons ACTCAGTGTTCTCCAGCAGCAAGAGCGCCCACCAGGTTTTGCGGATCCGCAAGCGCGCCAACTCCTTCCTAGAGGAGATCCGGCCAGGCAGCCTGGAGCGGGAGTGCATAGAGGAAATCTGTGACTTCGAGGAGGCCCAGGAGATTTTCCAAAATGTGGATTACACA CTGGCCTACTGGTCCAAGTACTTCG ACGGGGACCAGTGCGCGTCCCTACCTTCTGAGCACCCGTGCGACAGCCCGTGTTGCGGACACGGCACATGCATCGACGGCATTAGCGCCTTTGGCTGCAACTGCGACGGGGGCTGGGAGGGTCGCTTCTGTAGGCACG AGGTGATCTACTACAACTGCTCGGTGGACAACGGCGGCTGCGCGCACcactgcctggaggaggagggcgggCGCCGCTGCCGCTGCGCGCCGGGCTACAAGCTGGGGGACGACCACCTGCAGTGCGAGCCCACAG TGAAGTTCCCTTGTGGGAAGCCAGGGAAGCGATTGGAGAAGAAGCGCAAGCACTTGAAACGGGACACAAACCAAACTGACCAAGTAGATCCAAGGCTCGTCAATGGGAAAGAGACCAAATGGGGAGAGAGCCCCTGGCAG GTGATCCTGCTGGACGCAAAGAAGAAGCTGGCCTGTGGGGCAGTGCTCATCCATACCTCCTGGGTGCTGACAGCCGCCCACTGCATGGAGGGCTCTAAGAAGCTCATCGTCAGGCTCG GGGAGTATGACCTGCGGCGCTGGGAGAAGTGGGAGATGGATGTGGACATCAAGGAGATCCTCATCCACCCCAACTACAGCAAGAGCACCACGGACAATGACATCGCACTGCTCCGCCTGGCCCAGCCTGCTGTCCTCTCGCAGACCATCGTGCCCATCTGCCTCCCAGACAGTGGCCTTGCAGAGCGTGAACTCACTCAGGTTGGGCAGGAGACTGTGGTGACCGGCTGGGGCTATCGCAGTGAAACCAAAAGGAACCGCACCTTCGTCCTCAATTTCATCAATATCCCCGTGGCCCCGCACAATGAGTGCATCCAGGCCATGCACAACATGGTCTCTGAGAACATGCTGTGCGCGGGCATCCTTGGGGACGCGCGGGATGCCTGTGAGGGTGACAGTGGGGGGCCTATGGTTGCATCTTTCCGTGGCACCTGGTTCCTGGTGGGCCTGGTGAGCTGGGGCGAAGGCTGCGGGCGCCTCCACAATTACGGCATTTACACAAAAGTTAGCCGCTACCTTGACTGGATCCATGGCCACATTAGAGCCGAGGAGGCCTTCCCTGAGAACCAGGTACCTTAG